From a single Miscanthus floridulus cultivar M001 chromosome 8, ASM1932011v1, whole genome shotgun sequence genomic region:
- the LOC136470357 gene encoding uncharacterized protein, translated as MQRLFEVSIDDQAEADRVLEKYLKKRVKDLLYQSRVDCVKEYYRDPNTLETIDDAHACPIQLQYEQYLAGRLKWCSDEVWPRLCAYWCTDDFKLKRARAQECRFKSQDIAQNRGGSRPFTETQQVLGKNFGLAKATFMNTFAVMHSGFKSVDSTGNSGPIRCQKAQKLIDDYMSAVRRVAHPDEVDGEHEHMEGEGEGDVEEESQQVHEQELNGKVLYDLSGGTPHGRFAIANGVVRAADIRAAAKENNICPSNSVSMQSMA; from the exons ATGCAGCGCTTGTTTGAAGTCAGTATAGATGACCAAGCAGAGGCTGATCGTGTTCTTGAAAAATATTTGAAGAAAAGAGTTAAGGACCTGTTGTATCAATCCCGTGTGGATTGTGTGAAGGAGTACTACAGGGATCCCAATACACTTGAAACAAttgatgatgcacatgcttgcCCGATACAGCTGCAGTATGAACAATACTTGGCAGGTAGGCTGAAGTGGTGCAGTGATGAGGTGTGGCCTAGGCTGTGTGCTTATTGGTGCACTGATGATTTCAAGCTAAAACGAGCGAGAGCACAGGAATGTCGCTTCAAATCACAAGATATTGCTCAAAATCGTGGAGGTTCGAGGCCATTCACGGAGACACAACAAGTTCTA GGAAAGAACTTTGGTCTAGCAAAGGCAACATTTATGAACACATTTGCTGTGATGCATTCTGGTTTCAAAAGTGTGGATAGCACTGGCAATAGTGGTCCAATTCGTTGTCAGAAAGCACAAAAGCTGATT GATGACTATATGTCAGCTGTTAGGAGGGTTGCACATCCAGATGAAGTGGATGGAGAGCATGAGCAcatggaaggggaaggggaaggggatgtGGAAGAGGAAAGCCAGCAAGTGCATGAGCAAGAATTGAATGGCAAGGTCTTGTATGACCTCTCTGGTGGCACGCCCCATGGACGATTTGCCATTGCAAATGGTGTTGTTAGGGCAGCTGATATCAGGGCAGCCGCGAAGGAAAACAATATATGTCCATCAAATTCAGTTTCTATGCAAAGCATGGCATGA
- the LOC136470358 gene encoding uncharacterized protein, whose protein sequence is MPIAEYDDILDIVHELLPPDSKLLDNFYQSRKLLEGLGMPYVKIDVCYNNCMLFYKDNENKEKCDFCKANRYEDGGKKIPRKVLRYLPIKDRLQRKFLPVDHEFRQQANAFRKNTRVSEEPPSILTGDEMQRHLDRFVGDSDTYGKLHNWTHALCFRQLPYFQKLLLPHNIDVMHNEKNMAEAIWNTCFDIGDKTKDNVKARLDLAQICNRPSLHLVQRNNGKWDRPRGPFCIGKDDKPTILKWIQDLKFPDAYAANIRFLPDNVWRSLAEVSYFYRQLCAKELSKDVVRSLEQNVAVLLCKLEKIFPPGFFNVMQHLIIHLPYEARLGGPVLARWSYPYERCIQKLKKKIRNKARVEAAMVEAFLVEEYQKLASIHNVLCQMSYGFRTQVTSYGCYDINGYRFRSEKYEKGRPELTTINTGVCVTSYDESDNALEYYGVIEDIIKIKWEGSIKLELVLFYCRWFDPTPNGLRRTEDLGLVEIKHAARLKSFDPFVMASQVTQVYYLSYPCKKKELLPWWVVYQVAPHGCVPRNTDNTESMSSEETIHEVYQEEGLDGTFVIDLGDALDTIISSGFDEITDPKDLETIEKAAVQDEGYDEEDIEEEYESTEEEEEPMDEEAEETYDPNDF, encoded by the exons ATGCCTATTGCAGAATATGATGACATCTTAGATATTGTCCATGAACTTCTTCCTCCAGATTCTAAGCTACTTGACAACTTCTACCAATCAAGGAAACTATTAGAGGGTCTTGGTATGCCATATGTGAAAATTGATGTTTGctacaacaattgcatgcttttCTACAAAGATAATGAGAATAAAGAGAAATGTGATTTTTGTAAAGCCAATCGATATGAGGATGGTGGGAAGAAAATTCCACGCAAAGTTTTGCGTTATCTTCCCATCAAAGATAGGCTGCAAAG GAAGTTCCTGCCTGTTGATCATGAATTTAGACAACAAGCAAATGCATTCCGTAAGAACACTAGGGTTTCTGAGGAGCCTCCTAGTATCTTAACAGGAGATGAAATGCAACGCCATTTGGATAGATTTGTAGGTGATTCAGATACCTATGGAAAATTGCATAATTGGACACATGCACTTTGCTTTAGGCAGCTTCCATATTTCCAGAAACTTCTTCTACCTCACAATATTGATGTGATGCACAATGAAAAGAATATGGCTGAAGCCATATGGAACACATGCTTTGATATAGGAGATAAGACCAAAGATAATGTGAAGGCTAGGCTAGATTTAGCTCAGATTTGTAATCGTCCTTCACTCCATTTGGTGCAAAGAAACAATGGGAAGTGGGATAGGCCAAGAGGTCCATTCTGTATTGGTAAAGATGACAAGCCAACCATTCTCAAATGGATCCAAGATTTAAAGTTTCCTGATGCATATGCTGCAAACATAAG GTTCTTGCCTGACAATGTATGGCGCTCTTTGGCTGAGGTTAGTTACTTCTATCGCCAATTGTGTGCGAAAGAGcttagcaaagatgttgtccGTTCTCTAGAACAAAATGTTGCAGTGCTTCTTTGCAAATTAGAGAAGATATTCCCTCCTGGTTTCTTCAATGTTATGCAACATTTGATCATCCATCTACCTTATGAGGCAAGGTTAGGAGGGCCAGTCCTAGCTCGTTGGAGCTATCCATATGAGAg GTGTATCCAAAAACTTAAGAAGAAAATCAGAAATAAGGCTCGAGTTGAAGCTGCCATGGTTGAGGCATTCCTAGTTGAAGAG TACCAAAAATTAGCTAGCATTCACAATGTGTTGTGCCAAATGTCTTATGGTTTCCGCACTCAAGTTACCTCATATGGGTGTTATGATATCAATGGATATAGATTTCGCTCTGAGAAATATGAGAAAGGAAGACCAGAGCTAACAACCATTAATACTGGTGTTTGTGTTACTTCATATGATGAATCTGATAACGCTCTTGAGTATTATGGTGTCATAGAAGATATCATAAAGATAAAGTGGGAGGGTAGTATTAAACTAGAGTTGGTTTTGTTTTATTGCCGCTGGTTTGATCCAACACCTAATGGATTGAGGCGCACAGAAGACCTAGGGTTGGTAGAGATCAAGCATGCAGCAAGATTAAAAAGTTTTGACCCATTTGTGATGGCTAGTCAAGTTACTCAAGTTTACTATCTGTCGTACCCATGCAAGAAGAAGGAGTTGTTACCATGGTGGGTTGTGTATCAGGTTGCTCCACATGGATGTGTACCCCGAAATACTGATAATACTGAGTCAATGAGTTCTGAAGAGACAATACATGAAGTCTATCAAGAGGAAGGATTGGATGGTACCTTTGTTATTGATTTGGGGGATGCATTGGACACCATAATCTCATCGGGCTTTGATGAGATAACTGACCCAAAAGACTTGGAAACAATAGAGAAGGCTGCTGTTCAAGATGAAGGATATGATGAAGAAGATATTGAGGAAGAGTATGAAAGcacagaagaagaggaggaaccaaTGGATGAAGAGGCTGAGGAGACTTAtgatccaaatgatttctga